A single genomic interval of Pithys albifrons albifrons isolate INPA30051 chromosome 11, PitAlb_v1, whole genome shotgun sequence harbors:
- the GIGYF2 gene encoding GRB10-interacting GYF protein 2 isoform X4, with translation MAAETQTLNFGPEWLRALSSGGSVTSPPLSPALPKYKLADYRYGREEMLALFLKDNKIPSDLLDKEFLPILQEEPLPPLALVPFTEEEQRNFSMSVNSAAVLRLTGRGAGTVVGAPRGRSSSRGRGRGRGESGFYQRSFDEVEGGFGRGGGREMHRSQSWEERGDRRFEKPGRKDPVRPNFEEGGTATAGRKHEFIRSESENWRIFREEQNGEDDDGGWRLAGSRRDGERWRPHSPGWREHMERRRRFEFDFRERDDERGYRRVRCGSGSMDDDRDSLPEWCLEDAEEEMGTFDSSGAFLSLKKVQKEPIPEEQEMDFRPVEEGEERSDSEGSHNEEAKDHEKTKKDGEKTDRVVAEAVEEAVQASSPAARSDTPPKSQPPDPLQASLFERKEECVPERTEKTEDKENRPENTPPAKMSNRGEDLASLAQPLPQISADTASSAHLSPPVSNSNPALRPVQTPVTAAPGMGNIPTDPDDEEGLKHLEQQAEKMVAYLQDSALDDERLAAKIQEHRAKGSSMPLFHEAMQKWYYKDPQGEIQGPFSNQEMAEWFQAGYFTMSLLVKRACDETFQPLGDIMKMWGRVPFTPGPAPLPHLGELDQERLTRQQELALIQMQHLQYQHLLIQQQYAQMLAQQQKAALSSQQQQQLAILLQQFQALKMRISEQNMMPPVTRSMSVPDTGSIWELQSASQPTVWEGSSVWDLPIDTAAQGPALEQLQQLEKAKAAKLEQERREVEMRAKREEEERKRQEELRRQQEELLRRQQEDERKRREEEELARRKQEEALRRQREQEIALRRQREEEERQQQEEALRRLEERRREEEERRQREELIRKQEEEAAKWAREEEEAQRRLEESRLRMEEEAARQRLEEEERKRKELELQRQKEIMRQRQQQQEALRRLQQQQQQQQLAQMKLPSSSTWGQQSNSGACQSQTTLSLAEIQKLEEERERQLREEQRRQQRELMKALQQQQQQQQKLSGWGNVTKSTGTAKSLLEIQQEEARQMQKQQQQQHQQPNRVRNTTHSNLHTSIGNSVWGSLNTNPSNQWASDLVSSIWSNADTKNSNMGFWDDAVKEVGPRNSTNKNKSNASLSKSVGITSRQNKKVEEEEKLLKLFQGVNKAQDGFTQWCEQMLHALNTANNLDVPTFVSFLKEVESPYEVHDYIRAYLGDTPEAKEFAKQFLERRAKQKASQQRQQQQQQDSVWGMNHTSLHSVFQTNQSNNQQSNFEAVQSGKKKKKQKMVRADPSLLGFSVNASSERLNMGEIETLEDY, from the exons gcAGAGGCCGAGGAGAAAGCGGTTTCTACCAAAGAAGTTTTGATGAAGTGGAGGGTGGATTTGGGCGAGGAGGGGGCAGGGAAATGCACAGATCACAGAGTTGGGAGGAAAG GGGAGACAGACGCTTTGAAAAACCAGGGCGAAAAGATCCAG TGAGACCAAACTTTGAGGAAGGTGGGACAGCGACAGCAGGGAGGAAACATGAGTTTATCCGCTCTGAGAGCGAGAACTGGCGCATCTTCCGGGAGGAGCAGAACGGGGAGGACGATGACGGCGGCTGGCGCCTGGCTGGGTCCCGGCGGGATGGCGAGAGGTGGCGTCCCCACAGCCCAG GCTGGCGGGAGCACATGGAGCGGCGGCGCCGGTTCGAGTTCGATTTCCGGGAGCGCGATGACGAGCGCGGGTACCGGCGTGTGCGCTGCGGCAGCGGCAGCATGGACGACGACAGGGACAGTCTCCCAGAGTGGTGCTTGGAAGATGCTGAAGAGGAGATGGGAACGTTCGACTCCTCTGGGGCGTTTCTCTCTTTAAAG AAGGTGCAGAAGGAGCCAATacctgaggagcaggagatggaCTTCCGACCCgtggaggaaggggaggaaagatCCGATTCTGAAGGAAGCCACAACGAAGAAGCCAAAGATCATGAAAAGACCAAGAAGGATGGGGAGAAAACAGACAGAGTAGTGGCAG AAGCAGTGGAAGAAGCAGTCCAGGCATCATCTCCAGCTGCAAGGTCGGACACCCCACCAAAATCCCAGCCTCCAGACCCCCTGCAGGCAAGCCTTtttgaaaggaaggaggagTGTGTgccagaaagaacagaaaaaacagaagaTAAAGAGAATCGACCAGAGAATACTCCGCCAGCCAAAATGTCCAACAGAGGGGAAG atTTGGCTTCTCTTGCTCAACCTTTGCCACAGATTTCTGCAGACACAGCTTCTTCTGCTCATCTTTCTCCTCCTGTTTCCAATTCAAATCCTGCTCTGCGGCCAGTTCAAACACCTGtcacagctgctccaggcatGGGCAACATTCCCACTGATCCTGATGATGAAGAGGGCCTCAAACACCTAGAACAG CAAGCAGAGAAGATGGTGGCATACCTGCAGGATAGTGCCCTTGATGATGAAAGACTAGCGGCAAAAATTCAAGAGCACAGAGCAAAGGGTTCCTCTATGCCACTGTTCCATGAAGCCATGCAGAAGTGGTACTACAAAGATCCACAAGGAGAAATTCAGG GTCCATTCAGTAATCAGGAGATGGCAGAGTGGTTCCAGGCTGGATACTTCACTATGTCACTGTTGGTTAAGAGAGCCTGTGATGAGACCTTCCAGCCACTTGGAGACATCATGAAAATGTGGGGCCGGGTCCCCTTCACTCCAGGCCCAGCACCACTCCCGCATCTG GGCGAGCTGGACCAAGAGCGACTGACTAGGCAACAGGAACTGGCTCTGATCCAAATGCAGCACCTCCAGTATCAGCATCTTTTAATACA GCAGCAGTATGCACAGATGCTGgctcagcagcagaaggcagccctctcatcccagcagcagcagcagctcgcTATCCTCTTGCAACAGTTCCAGGCCCTGAAGATGAG AATATCTGAACAGAACATGATGCCACCTGTCACAAGGTCTATGTCAGTGCCGGACACTGGCTCAATATGGGAACTTCAGTCAGCTTCACAGCCTACAG TCTGGGAAGGAAGCAGTGTCTGGGATCTGCCCATTGATACTGCAGCTCAGGGACCAGCTCTAGAACAACTTCAGCAGCTCGAGAAGGCCAAAGCTGCAAAG CTAgagcaagagaggagagaagtggAAATGAGGGCCAAAcgagaggaagaggagaggaaaaggcaggaggAGCTTCGGAGGCAACAAGAAGAGCTACTtaggaggcagcaggaagatGAGAGGAAACGACGGGAAGAAGAAGAACTGGCCCGCAGGAAGCAA GAGGAAGCCCTGAGGCGACAACGAGAGCAGGAAATTGCACTAAGGCGGCAgcgggaggaagaggagaggcaaCAGCAGGAGGAAGCACTTAGGAGAttggaagaaaggagaagagaagaggaggagagacGGCAGCGAGAGGAGTTAATTCGGAAACAG gaagaggaggctgCCAAGTGGGCTCGTGAGGAGGAAGAGGCGCAGCGGCGGCTGGAGGAGAGTCGGCTGCGcatggaggaggaggcggcACGGCAgcggctggaggaggaggagcggAAGCGCAAGGAGCTGGAACTCCAGCGCCAGAAGGAGATCatgaggcagaggcagcagcagcaggaggctctacggaggctgcagcagcaacagcaacagcaacaactTGCACAAATGAAG CTTCCTTCATCTTCAACGTGGGGTCAGCAATCAAATTCAGGAGCTTGTCAATCCCAGACCACGCTGTCATTGGCAGAAATCCAAAAGTTAGAAGAAGAACGAGAACGGCAGCTTCGAGAAGAG CAAAGGCGTCAGCAGCGGGAACTAATGAAggccctccagcagcagcagcaacagcagcaaaagttGTCAGGCTGGGGGAATGTCACCAAATCAACAGGCACTGCCAAGTCCCTGCTGGAGATCCAACAGGAGGAGGCGAGGCAgatgcagaaacagcagcaacagcagcaccagcagcccaACAGAGTCAGAAACACCACG CACTCCAACCTGCACACCAGCATTGGGAATTCAGTGTGGGGCTCCCTAAACACTAATCCCAGCAACCAGTGGGCATCTGACCTAGTCAGTAGCATCTGGAGCAATGCTGATACCAAAAACTCCAACATGGGTTTCTGGGATGATGCAGTGAAGGAAGTGGGACCTCGTAACTCgaccaacaaaaacaaaagcaatgcCAGCCTCAG tAAATCTGTAGGTATTACAAGTAGACAAAACAAGAAGGtagaagaagaggagaagctGTTGAAATTGTTCCAGGGGGTTAATAAAGCCCAGGATGGATTCACTCAGTGGTGTGAACAGATGCTTCATGCACTCAACACAGCCAACAACTTAGATG TTCCCACgtttgtttctttcctgaagGAAGTGGAGTCTCCCTATGAGGTCCATGACTACATCAGAGCCTACCTTGGAGACACTCCTGAGGCCAAGGAGTTTGCCAAGCAGTTTCTTGAGCGCCGTGCCAAACAGAAAGCCAGTCAGCAGaggcaacagcagcaacagcag GATTCAGTGTGGGGGATGAACCACACTTCGCTACATTCGGTCTTTCAGACCAACCAGAGCAACAACCAGCAATCGAATTTCGAGGCTGTGCAGAGcgggaagaaaaagaagaaacagaagatggTTCGGGCAGATCCGAGCTTGTTAG GGTTCTCAGTGAATGCCTCATCAGAGCGGCTCAATATGGGAGAAATAGAGACTTTGGAAGACTACTGA
- the GIGYF2 gene encoding GRB10-interacting GYF protein 2 isoform X6, translating to MAAETQTLNFGPEWLRALSSGGSVTSPPLSPALPKYKLADYRYGREEMLALFLKDNKIPSDLLDKEFLPILQEEPLPPLALVPFTEEEQRNFSMSVNSAAVLRLTGRGAGTVVGAPRGRSSSRGRVRPNFEEGGTATAGRKHEFIRSESENWRIFREEQNGEDDDGGWRLAGSRRDGERWRPHSPGWREHMERRRRFEFDFRERDDERGYRRVRCGSGSMDDDRDSLPEWCLEDAEEEMGTFDSSGAFLSLKKVQKEPIPEEQEMDFRPVEEGEERSDSEGSHNEEAKDHEKTKKDGEKTDRVVAEAVEEAVQASSPAARSDTPPKSQPPDPLQASLFERKEECVPERTEKTEDKENRPENTPPAKMSNRGEDLASLAQPLPQISADTASSAHLSPPVSNSNPALRPVQTPVTAAPGMGNIPTDPDDEEGLKHLEQQAEKMVAYLQDSALDDERLAAKIQEHRAKGSSMPLFHEAMQKWYYKDPQGEIQGPFSNQEMAEWFQAGYFTMSLLVKRACDETFQPLGDIMKMWGRVPFTPGPAPLPHLGELDQERLTRQQELALIQMQHLQYQHLLIQQQYAQMLAQQQKAALSSQQQQQLAILLQQFQALKMRISEQNMMPPVTRSMSVPDTGSIWELQSASQPTVWEGSSVWDLPIDTAAQGPALEQLQQLEKAKAAKLEQERREVEMRAKREEEERKRQEELRRQQEELLRRQQEDERKRREEEELARRKQEMTVRAERGEAVDLICLDFRKAFDVILHKRLVYKEEALRRQREQEIALRRQREEEERQQQEEALRRLEERRREEEERRQREELIRKQEEEAAKWAREEEEAQRRLEESRLRMEEEAARQRLEEEERKRKELELQRQKEIMRQRQQQQEALRRLQQQQQQQQLAQMKLPSSSTWGQQSNSGACQSQTTLSLAEIQKLEEERERQLREEQRRQQRELMKALQQQQQQQQKLSGWGNVTKSTGTAKSLLEIQQEEARQMQKQQQQQHQQPNRVRNTTHSNLHTSIGNSVWGSLNTNPSNQWASDLVSSIWSNADTKNSNMGFWDDAVKEVGPRNSTNKNKSNASLSKSVGITSRQNKKVEEEEKLLKLFQGVNKAQDGFTQWCEQMLHALNTANNLDVPTFVSFLKEVESPYEVHDYIRAYLGDTPEAKEFAKQFLERRAKQKASQQRQQQQQQDSVWGMNHTSLHSVFQTNQSNNQQSNFEAVQSGKKKKKQKMVRADPSLLGFSVNASSERLNMGEIETLEDY from the exons TGAGACCAAACTTTGAGGAAGGTGGGACAGCGACAGCAGGGAGGAAACATGAGTTTATCCGCTCTGAGAGCGAGAACTGGCGCATCTTCCGGGAGGAGCAGAACGGGGAGGACGATGACGGCGGCTGGCGCCTGGCTGGGTCCCGGCGGGATGGCGAGAGGTGGCGTCCCCACAGCCCAG GCTGGCGGGAGCACATGGAGCGGCGGCGCCGGTTCGAGTTCGATTTCCGGGAGCGCGATGACGAGCGCGGGTACCGGCGTGTGCGCTGCGGCAGCGGCAGCATGGACGACGACAGGGACAGTCTCCCAGAGTGGTGCTTGGAAGATGCTGAAGAGGAGATGGGAACGTTCGACTCCTCTGGGGCGTTTCTCTCTTTAAAG AAGGTGCAGAAGGAGCCAATacctgaggagcaggagatggaCTTCCGACCCgtggaggaaggggaggaaagatCCGATTCTGAAGGAAGCCACAACGAAGAAGCCAAAGATCATGAAAAGACCAAGAAGGATGGGGAGAAAACAGACAGAGTAGTGGCAG AAGCAGTGGAAGAAGCAGTCCAGGCATCATCTCCAGCTGCAAGGTCGGACACCCCACCAAAATCCCAGCCTCCAGACCCCCTGCAGGCAAGCCTTtttgaaaggaaggaggagTGTGTgccagaaagaacagaaaaaacagaagaTAAAGAGAATCGACCAGAGAATACTCCGCCAGCCAAAATGTCCAACAGAGGGGAAG atTTGGCTTCTCTTGCTCAACCTTTGCCACAGATTTCTGCAGACACAGCTTCTTCTGCTCATCTTTCTCCTCCTGTTTCCAATTCAAATCCTGCTCTGCGGCCAGTTCAAACACCTGtcacagctgctccaggcatGGGCAACATTCCCACTGATCCTGATGATGAAGAGGGCCTCAAACACCTAGAACAG CAAGCAGAGAAGATGGTGGCATACCTGCAGGATAGTGCCCTTGATGATGAAAGACTAGCGGCAAAAATTCAAGAGCACAGAGCAAAGGGTTCCTCTATGCCACTGTTCCATGAAGCCATGCAGAAGTGGTACTACAAAGATCCACAAGGAGAAATTCAGG GTCCATTCAGTAATCAGGAGATGGCAGAGTGGTTCCAGGCTGGATACTTCACTATGTCACTGTTGGTTAAGAGAGCCTGTGATGAGACCTTCCAGCCACTTGGAGACATCATGAAAATGTGGGGCCGGGTCCCCTTCACTCCAGGCCCAGCACCACTCCCGCATCTG GGCGAGCTGGACCAAGAGCGACTGACTAGGCAACAGGAACTGGCTCTGATCCAAATGCAGCACCTCCAGTATCAGCATCTTTTAATACA GCAGCAGTATGCACAGATGCTGgctcagcagcagaaggcagccctctcatcccagcagcagcagcagctcgcTATCCTCTTGCAACAGTTCCAGGCCCTGAAGATGAG AATATCTGAACAGAACATGATGCCACCTGTCACAAGGTCTATGTCAGTGCCGGACACTGGCTCAATATGGGAACTTCAGTCAGCTTCACAGCCTACAG TCTGGGAAGGAAGCAGTGTCTGGGATCTGCCCATTGATACTGCAGCTCAGGGACCAGCTCTAGAACAACTTCAGCAGCTCGAGAAGGCCAAAGCTGCAAAG CTAgagcaagagaggagagaagtggAAATGAGGGCCAAAcgagaggaagaggagaggaaaaggcaggaggAGCTTCGGAGGCAACAAGAAGAGCTACTtaggaggcagcaggaagatGAGAGGAAACGACGGGAAGAAGAAGAACTGGCCCGCAGGAAGCAA GAGATGACAGTGAGAGCTGAGAGGGGTGAAGCAGTAGACTTAATCTGCCTGGACTTCAGGAAGGCTTTTGATGTAATACTGCATAAAAGACTAGTATATAAG GAGGAAGCCCTGAGGCGACAACGAGAGCAGGAAATTGCACTAAGGCGGCAgcgggaggaagaggagaggcaaCAGCAGGAGGAAGCACTTAGGAGAttggaagaaaggagaagagaagaggaggagagacGGCAGCGAGAGGAGTTAATTCGGAAACAG gaagaggaggctgCCAAGTGGGCTCGTGAGGAGGAAGAGGCGCAGCGGCGGCTGGAGGAGAGTCGGCTGCGcatggaggaggaggcggcACGGCAgcggctggaggaggaggagcggAAGCGCAAGGAGCTGGAACTCCAGCGCCAGAAGGAGATCatgaggcagaggcagcagcagcaggaggctctacggaggctgcagcagcaacagcaacagcaacaactTGCACAAATGAAG CTTCCTTCATCTTCAACGTGGGGTCAGCAATCAAATTCAGGAGCTTGTCAATCCCAGACCACGCTGTCATTGGCAGAAATCCAAAAGTTAGAAGAAGAACGAGAACGGCAGCTTCGAGAAGAG CAAAGGCGTCAGCAGCGGGAACTAATGAAggccctccagcagcagcagcaacagcagcaaaagttGTCAGGCTGGGGGAATGTCACCAAATCAACAGGCACTGCCAAGTCCCTGCTGGAGATCCAACAGGAGGAGGCGAGGCAgatgcagaaacagcagcaacagcagcaccagcagcccaACAGAGTCAGAAACACCACG CACTCCAACCTGCACACCAGCATTGGGAATTCAGTGTGGGGCTCCCTAAACACTAATCCCAGCAACCAGTGGGCATCTGACCTAGTCAGTAGCATCTGGAGCAATGCTGATACCAAAAACTCCAACATGGGTTTCTGGGATGATGCAGTGAAGGAAGTGGGACCTCGTAACTCgaccaacaaaaacaaaagcaatgcCAGCCTCAG tAAATCTGTAGGTATTACAAGTAGACAAAACAAGAAGGtagaagaagaggagaagctGTTGAAATTGTTCCAGGGGGTTAATAAAGCCCAGGATGGATTCACTCAGTGGTGTGAACAGATGCTTCATGCACTCAACACAGCCAACAACTTAGATG TTCCCACgtttgtttctttcctgaagGAAGTGGAGTCTCCCTATGAGGTCCATGACTACATCAGAGCCTACCTTGGAGACACTCCTGAGGCCAAGGAGTTTGCCAAGCAGTTTCTTGAGCGCCGTGCCAAACAGAAAGCCAGTCAGCAGaggcaacagcagcaacagcag GATTCAGTGTGGGGGATGAACCACACTTCGCTACATTCGGTCTTTCAGACCAACCAGAGCAACAACCAGCAATCGAATTTCGAGGCTGTGCAGAGcgggaagaaaaagaagaaacagaagatggTTCGGGCAGATCCGAGCTTGTTAG GGTTCTCAGTGAATGCCTCATCAGAGCGGCTCAATATGGGAGAAATAGAGACTTTGGAAGACTACTGA
- the GIGYF2 gene encoding GRB10-interacting GYF protein 2 isoform X5, with amino-acid sequence MAAETQTLNFGPEWLRALSSGGSVTSPPLSPALPKYKLADYRYGREEMLALFLKDNKIPSDLLDKEFLPILQEEPLPPLALVPFTEEEQRNFSMSVNSAAVLRLTGRGAGTVVGAPRGRSSSRGRGRGRGESGFYQRSFDEVEGGFGRGGGREMHRSQSWEERGDRRFEKPGRKDPVRPNFEEGGTATAGRKHEFIRSESENWRIFREEQNGEDDDGGWRLAGSRRDGERWRPHSPGWREHMERRRRFEFDFRERDDERGYRRVRCGSGSMDDDRDSLPEWCLEDAEEEMGTFDSSGAFLSLKKVQKEPIPEEQEMDFRPVEEGEERSDSEGSHNEEAKDHEKTKKDGEKTDRVVAAVEEAVQASSPAARSDTPPKSQPPDPLQASLFERKEECVPERTEKTEDKENRPENTPPAKMSNRGEDLASLAQPLPQISADTASSAHLSPPVSNSNPALRPVQTPVTAAPGMGNIPTDPDDEEGLKHLEQQAEKMVAYLQDSALDDERLAAKIQEHRAKGSSMPLFHEAMQKWYYKDPQGEIQGPFSNQEMAEWFQAGYFTMSLLVKRACDETFQPLGDIMKMWGRVPFTPGPAPLPHLGELDQERLTRQQELALIQMQHLQYQHLLIQQQYAQMLAQQQKAALSSQQQQQLAILLQQFQALKMRISEQNMMPPVTRSMSVPDTGSIWELQSASQPTVWEGSSVWDLPIDTAAQGPALEQLQQLEKAKAAKLEQERREVEMRAKREEEERKRQEELRRQQEELLRRQQEDERKRREEEELARRKQEEALRRQREQEIALRRQREEEERQQQEEALRRLEERRREEEERRQREELIRKQEEEAAKWAREEEEAQRRLEESRLRMEEEAARQRLEEEERKRKELELQRQKEIMRQRQQQQEALRRLQQQQQQQQLAQMKLPSSSTWGQQSNSGACQSQTTLSLAEIQKLEEERERQLREEQRRQQRELMKALQQQQQQQQKLSGWGNVTKSTGTAKSLLEIQQEEARQMQKQQQQQHQQPNRVRNTTHSNLHTSIGNSVWGSLNTNPSNQWASDLVSSIWSNADTKNSNMGFWDDAVKEVGPRNSTNKNKSNASLSKSVGITSRQNKKVEEEEKLLKLFQGVNKAQDGFTQWCEQMLHALNTANNLDVPTFVSFLKEVESPYEVHDYIRAYLGDTPEAKEFAKQFLERRAKQKASQQRQQQQQQDSVWGMNHTSLHSVFQTNQSNNQQSNFEAVQSGKKKKKQKMVRADPSLLGFSVNASSERLNMGEIETLEDY; translated from the exons gcAGAGGCCGAGGAGAAAGCGGTTTCTACCAAAGAAGTTTTGATGAAGTGGAGGGTGGATTTGGGCGAGGAGGGGGCAGGGAAATGCACAGATCACAGAGTTGGGAGGAAAG GGGAGACAGACGCTTTGAAAAACCAGGGCGAAAAGATCCAG TGAGACCAAACTTTGAGGAAGGTGGGACAGCGACAGCAGGGAGGAAACATGAGTTTATCCGCTCTGAGAGCGAGAACTGGCGCATCTTCCGGGAGGAGCAGAACGGGGAGGACGATGACGGCGGCTGGCGCCTGGCTGGGTCCCGGCGGGATGGCGAGAGGTGGCGTCCCCACAGCCCAG GCTGGCGGGAGCACATGGAGCGGCGGCGCCGGTTCGAGTTCGATTTCCGGGAGCGCGATGACGAGCGCGGGTACCGGCGTGTGCGCTGCGGCAGCGGCAGCATGGACGACGACAGGGACAGTCTCCCAGAGTGGTGCTTGGAAGATGCTGAAGAGGAGATGGGAACGTTCGACTCCTCTGGGGCGTTTCTCTCTTTAAAG AAGGTGCAGAAGGAGCCAATacctgaggagcaggagatggaCTTCCGACCCgtggaggaaggggaggaaagatCCGATTCTGAAGGAAGCCACAACGAAGAAGCCAAAGATCATGAAAAGACCAAGAAGGATGGGGAGAAAACAGACAGAGTAGTGGCAG CAGTGGAAGAAGCAGTCCAGGCATCATCTCCAGCTGCAAGGTCGGACACCCCACCAAAATCCCAGCCTCCAGACCCCCTGCAGGCAAGCCTTtttgaaaggaaggaggagTGTGTgccagaaagaacagaaaaaacagaagaTAAAGAGAATCGACCAGAGAATACTCCGCCAGCCAAAATGTCCAACAGAGGGGAAG atTTGGCTTCTCTTGCTCAACCTTTGCCACAGATTTCTGCAGACACAGCTTCTTCTGCTCATCTTTCTCCTCCTGTTTCCAATTCAAATCCTGCTCTGCGGCCAGTTCAAACACCTGtcacagctgctccaggcatGGGCAACATTCCCACTGATCCTGATGATGAAGAGGGCCTCAAACACCTAGAACAG CAAGCAGAGAAGATGGTGGCATACCTGCAGGATAGTGCCCTTGATGATGAAAGACTAGCGGCAAAAATTCAAGAGCACAGAGCAAAGGGTTCCTCTATGCCACTGTTCCATGAAGCCATGCAGAAGTGGTACTACAAAGATCCACAAGGAGAAATTCAGG GTCCATTCAGTAATCAGGAGATGGCAGAGTGGTTCCAGGCTGGATACTTCACTATGTCACTGTTGGTTAAGAGAGCCTGTGATGAGACCTTCCAGCCACTTGGAGACATCATGAAAATGTGGGGCCGGGTCCCCTTCACTCCAGGCCCAGCACCACTCCCGCATCTG GGCGAGCTGGACCAAGAGCGACTGACTAGGCAACAGGAACTGGCTCTGATCCAAATGCAGCACCTCCAGTATCAGCATCTTTTAATACA GCAGCAGTATGCACAGATGCTGgctcagcagcagaaggcagccctctcatcccagcagcagcagcagctcgcTATCCTCTTGCAACAGTTCCAGGCCCTGAAGATGAG AATATCTGAACAGAACATGATGCCACCTGTCACAAGGTCTATGTCAGTGCCGGACACTGGCTCAATATGGGAACTTCAGTCAGCTTCACAGCCTACAG TCTGGGAAGGAAGCAGTGTCTGGGATCTGCCCATTGATACTGCAGCTCAGGGACCAGCTCTAGAACAACTTCAGCAGCTCGAGAAGGCCAAAGCTGCAAAG CTAgagcaagagaggagagaagtggAAATGAGGGCCAAAcgagaggaagaggagaggaaaaggcaggaggAGCTTCGGAGGCAACAAGAAGAGCTACTtaggaggcagcaggaagatGAGAGGAAACGACGGGAAGAAGAAGAACTGGCCCGCAGGAAGCAA GAGGAAGCCCTGAGGCGACAACGAGAGCAGGAAATTGCACTAAGGCGGCAgcgggaggaagaggagaggcaaCAGCAGGAGGAAGCACTTAGGAGAttggaagaaaggagaagagaagaggaggagagacGGCAGCGAGAGGAGTTAATTCGGAAACAG gaagaggaggctgCCAAGTGGGCTCGTGAGGAGGAAGAGGCGCAGCGGCGGCTGGAGGAGAGTCGGCTGCGcatggaggaggaggcggcACGGCAgcggctggaggaggaggagcggAAGCGCAAGGAGCTGGAACTCCAGCGCCAGAAGGAGATCatgaggcagaggcagcagcagcaggaggctctacggaggctgcagcagcaacagcaacagcaacaactTGCACAAATGAAG CTTCCTTCATCTTCAACGTGGGGTCAGCAATCAAATTCAGGAGCTTGTCAATCCCAGACCACGCTGTCATTGGCAGAAATCCAAAAGTTAGAAGAAGAACGAGAACGGCAGCTTCGAGAAGAG CAAAGGCGTCAGCAGCGGGAACTAATGAAggccctccagcagcagcagcaacagcagcaaaagttGTCAGGCTGGGGGAATGTCACCAAATCAACAGGCACTGCCAAGTCCCTGCTGGAGATCCAACAGGAGGAGGCGAGGCAgatgcagaaacagcagcaacagcagcaccagcagcccaACAGAGTCAGAAACACCACG CACTCCAACCTGCACACCAGCATTGGGAATTCAGTGTGGGGCTCCCTAAACACTAATCCCAGCAACCAGTGGGCATCTGACCTAGTCAGTAGCATCTGGAGCAATGCTGATACCAAAAACTCCAACATGGGTTTCTGGGATGATGCAGTGAAGGAAGTGGGACCTCGTAACTCgaccaacaaaaacaaaagcaatgcCAGCCTCAG tAAATCTGTAGGTATTACAAGTAGACAAAACAAGAAGGtagaagaagaggagaagctGTTGAAATTGTTCCAGGGGGTTAATAAAGCCCAGGATGGATTCACTCAGTGGTGTGAACAGATGCTTCATGCACTCAACACAGCCAACAACTTAGATG TTCCCACgtttgtttctttcctgaagGAAGTGGAGTCTCCCTATGAGGTCCATGACTACATCAGAGCCTACCTTGGAGACACTCCTGAGGCCAAGGAGTTTGCCAAGCAGTTTCTTGAGCGCCGTGCCAAACAGAAAGCCAGTCAGCAGaggcaacagcagcaacagcag GATTCAGTGTGGGGGATGAACCACACTTCGCTACATTCGGTCTTTCAGACCAACCAGAGCAACAACCAGCAATCGAATTTCGAGGCTGTGCAGAGcgggaagaaaaagaagaaacagaagatggTTCGGGCAGATCCGAGCTTGTTAG GGTTCTCAGTGAATGCCTCATCAGAGCGGCTCAATATGGGAGAAATAGAGACTTTGGAAGACTACTGA